From a single Tursiops truncatus isolate mTurTru1 chromosome 20, mTurTru1.mat.Y, whole genome shotgun sequence genomic region:
- the USP22 gene encoding ubiquitin carboxyl-terminal hydrolase 22 isoform X1 encodes MDAELVVTPPGCAHLGSFKVDNWKQNLRAIYQCFVWSGSAEARKRKAKSCVCHVCGVHLNRLHSCLHCVFFGCFTKKHIHEHAKSKRHNLAIELMYGGIYCFLCQDYIYDKDIEIIAKEEQRKAWKMQGVGEKFSTWEPTKRELELLKHNPKRRKITSNCTIGLRGLINLGNTCFMNCIVQALTHTPLLRDFFLSDRHRCEMQSPGSCLVCEMSSLFQEFYSGHRSPHIPYKLLHLVWTHARHLAGYEQQDAHEFLIAALDVLHRHCKGEHCTGDDNGKKANNPNHCNCIIDQIFTGGLQSDVTCQVCHGVSTTIDPFWDISLDLPGSSTPFWPLSPGSEGSVVNGESHASGTTTLTDCLRRFTRPEHLGSSAKIKCSGCHSYQESTKQLTMKKLPIVACFHLKRFEHSAKLRRKITTYVSFPLELDMTPFMASSKENRMNGQYQQPVDSLSNDNKYSLFAVVNHQGTLESGHYTSFIRQHKDQWFKCDDAIITKAGIADVLDSEGYLLFYHKQFLEYE; translated from the exons GCGAAGTCGTGCGTGTGTCACGTGTGCGGCGTCCACCTGAACCGGCTGCACTCGTGCCTCCACTGCGTCTTCTTCGGCTGTTTCACGAAGAAGCACATTCACGAGCACGCCAAGTCGAAAAGGCACAACCTGG ccATAGAGCTTATGTATGGAGGTATCTACTGCTTTTTGTGTCAGGACTACATTTATGACAAAGACATAGAAATCATTGCCAAAGAGGAACAGCGGAAAGCTTGGAAAATGCAAG GCGTCGGGGAGAAGTTTTCAACGTGGGAGCCGACCAAACGGGAGCTCGAGCTGCTGAAACACAACCCCAAGCGACGGAAGATCACGTCCAACTGCACCATAG GTCTCCGCGGCCTCATCAACCTCGGGAACACGTGCTTCATGAACTGCATCGTGCAGGCGCTGACGCACACGCCGCTGCTGCGCGACTTCTTCCTGTCCGACCGGCACCGCTGCGAGATGCAGAGCCCTGGCTCCTGCCTGGTCTGCGAGATGTCCTCCCTCTTCCAGGAG TTCTACTCGGGGCACCGGTCCCCCCACATCCCATACAAGCTGCTGCACCTGGTGTGGACGCACGCCCGGCACCTGGCGGGCTACGAGCAGCAGGACGCGCACGAGTTCCTCATCGCAGCCCTGGACGTCTTGCACCGGCACTGCAAAGGTGAGCACTGCACAG GTGATGATAATGGGAAAAAGGCCAACAACCCTAACCACTGCAACTGCATCATAGACCAGATCTTCACAGGGGGGCTGCAGTCCGACGTCACCTGCCAAGTGTGCCA TGGGGTCTCCACCACCATCGACCCCTTCTGGGACATCAGCCTGGACCTGCCCGGCTCTTCCACCCCCTTCTGGCCACTGAGCCCTGGGAGCGAGGGCAGCGTGGTGAACGGAGAGAGCCACGCGTCGGGAACCACGACCCTCACGGACTGCCTGCGGAG GTTTACCAGACCAGAGCACTTAGGAAGCAGTGCCAAGATCAAGTGTAGCGGTTGCCATAGCTACCAGGAGTCCACAAAGCAGCTCACCATGAAGAAGCTGCCCATCGTGGCCTGCTTCCATCTCAAA CGATTCGAACACTCGGCCAAACTTCGGCGCAAGATCACCACCTACGTGTCCTTCCCCCTGGAGCTGGACATGACCCCCTTCATGGCCTCCAG CAAAGAGAACAGGATGAACGGACAGTACCAGCAGCCGGTGGACAGTCTCAGTAACGATAACAA GTACTCCTTGTTTGCGGTGGTCAACCACCAGGGGACCCTGGAGAGTGGCCACTACACCAGCTTCATCCGGCAGCACAAGGACCAGTGGTTCAAGTGTGACGACGCCATCATCACCAAGGCTGGCATTGCAGACGTGCTGGACAGTGAGGG gTACCTGCTCTTCTATCACAAACAGTTCCTGGAGTACGAGTAG
- the USP22 gene encoding ubiquitin carboxyl-terminal hydrolase 22 isoform X3: MRAKSCVCHVCGVHLNRLHSCLHCVFFGCFTKKHIHEHAKSKRHNLAIELMYGGIYCFLCQDYIYDKDIEIIAKEEQRKAWKMQGVGEKFSTWEPTKRELELLKHNPKRRKITSNCTIGLRGLINLGNTCFMNCIVQALTHTPLLRDFFLSDRHRCEMQSPGSCLVCEMSSLFQEFYSGHRSPHIPYKLLHLVWTHARHLAGYEQQDAHEFLIAALDVLHRHCKGEHCTGDDNGKKANNPNHCNCIIDQIFTGGLQSDVTCQVCHGVSTTIDPFWDISLDLPGSSTPFWPLSPGSEGSVVNGESHASGTTTLTDCLRRFTRPEHLGSSAKIKCSGCHSYQESTKQLTMKKLPIVACFHLKRFEHSAKLRRKITTYVSFPLELDMTPFMASSKENRMNGQYQQPVDSLSNDNKYSLFAVVNHQGTLESGHYTSFIRQHKDQWFKCDDAIITKAGIADVLDSEGYLLFYHKQFLEYE, from the exons GCGAAGTCGTGCGTGTGTCACGTGTGCGGCGTCCACCTGAACCGGCTGCACTCGTGCCTCCACTGCGTCTTCTTCGGCTGTTTCACGAAGAAGCACATTCACGAGCACGCCAAGTCGAAAAGGCACAACCTGG ccATAGAGCTTATGTATGGAGGTATCTACTGCTTTTTGTGTCAGGACTACATTTATGACAAAGACATAGAAATCATTGCCAAAGAGGAACAGCGGAAAGCTTGGAAAATGCAAG GCGTCGGGGAGAAGTTTTCAACGTGGGAGCCGACCAAACGGGAGCTCGAGCTGCTGAAACACAACCCCAAGCGACGGAAGATCACGTCCAACTGCACCATAG GTCTCCGCGGCCTCATCAACCTCGGGAACACGTGCTTCATGAACTGCATCGTGCAGGCGCTGACGCACACGCCGCTGCTGCGCGACTTCTTCCTGTCCGACCGGCACCGCTGCGAGATGCAGAGCCCTGGCTCCTGCCTGGTCTGCGAGATGTCCTCCCTCTTCCAGGAG TTCTACTCGGGGCACCGGTCCCCCCACATCCCATACAAGCTGCTGCACCTGGTGTGGACGCACGCCCGGCACCTGGCGGGCTACGAGCAGCAGGACGCGCACGAGTTCCTCATCGCAGCCCTGGACGTCTTGCACCGGCACTGCAAAGGTGAGCACTGCACAG GTGATGATAATGGGAAAAAGGCCAACAACCCTAACCACTGCAACTGCATCATAGACCAGATCTTCACAGGGGGGCTGCAGTCCGACGTCACCTGCCAAGTGTGCCA TGGGGTCTCCACCACCATCGACCCCTTCTGGGACATCAGCCTGGACCTGCCCGGCTCTTCCACCCCCTTCTGGCCACTGAGCCCTGGGAGCGAGGGCAGCGTGGTGAACGGAGAGAGCCACGCGTCGGGAACCACGACCCTCACGGACTGCCTGCGGAG GTTTACCAGACCAGAGCACTTAGGAAGCAGTGCCAAGATCAAGTGTAGCGGTTGCCATAGCTACCAGGAGTCCACAAAGCAGCTCACCATGAAGAAGCTGCCCATCGTGGCCTGCTTCCATCTCAAA CGATTCGAACACTCGGCCAAACTTCGGCGCAAGATCACCACCTACGTGTCCTTCCCCCTGGAGCTGGACATGACCCCCTTCATGGCCTCCAG CAAAGAGAACAGGATGAACGGACAGTACCAGCAGCCGGTGGACAGTCTCAGTAACGATAACAA GTACTCCTTGTTTGCGGTGGTCAACCACCAGGGGACCCTGGAGAGTGGCCACTACACCAGCTTCATCCGGCAGCACAAGGACCAGTGGTTCAAGTGTGACGACGCCATCATCACCAAGGCTGGCATTGCAGACGTGCTGGACAGTGAGGG gTACCTGCTCTTCTATCACAAACAGTTCCTGGAGTACGAGTAG
- the USP22 gene encoding ubiquitin carboxyl-terminal hydrolase 22 isoform X4: MYGGIYCFLCQDYIYDKDIEIIAKEEQRKAWKMQGVGEKFSTWEPTKRELELLKHNPKRRKITSNCTIGLRGLINLGNTCFMNCIVQALTHTPLLRDFFLSDRHRCEMQSPGSCLVCEMSSLFQEFYSGHRSPHIPYKLLHLVWTHARHLAGYEQQDAHEFLIAALDVLHRHCKGEHCTGDDNGKKANNPNHCNCIIDQIFTGGLQSDVTCQVCHGVSTTIDPFWDISLDLPGSSTPFWPLSPGSEGSVVNGESHASGTTTLTDCLRRFTRPEHLGSSAKIKCSGCHSYQESTKQLTMKKLPIVACFHLKRFEHSAKLRRKITTYVSFPLELDMTPFMASSKENRMNGQYQQPVDSLSNDNKYSLFAVVNHQGTLESGHYTSFIRQHKDQWFKCDDAIITKAGIADVLDSEGYLLFYHKQFLEYE, encoded by the exons ATGTATGGAGGTATCTACTGCTTTTTGTGTCAGGACTACATTTATGACAAAGACATAGAAATCATTGCCAAAGAGGAACAGCGGAAAGCTTGGAAAATGCAAG GCGTCGGGGAGAAGTTTTCAACGTGGGAGCCGACCAAACGGGAGCTCGAGCTGCTGAAACACAACCCCAAGCGACGGAAGATCACGTCCAACTGCACCATAG GTCTCCGCGGCCTCATCAACCTCGGGAACACGTGCTTCATGAACTGCATCGTGCAGGCGCTGACGCACACGCCGCTGCTGCGCGACTTCTTCCTGTCCGACCGGCACCGCTGCGAGATGCAGAGCCCTGGCTCCTGCCTGGTCTGCGAGATGTCCTCCCTCTTCCAGGAG TTCTACTCGGGGCACCGGTCCCCCCACATCCCATACAAGCTGCTGCACCTGGTGTGGACGCACGCCCGGCACCTGGCGGGCTACGAGCAGCAGGACGCGCACGAGTTCCTCATCGCAGCCCTGGACGTCTTGCACCGGCACTGCAAAGGTGAGCACTGCACAG GTGATGATAATGGGAAAAAGGCCAACAACCCTAACCACTGCAACTGCATCATAGACCAGATCTTCACAGGGGGGCTGCAGTCCGACGTCACCTGCCAAGTGTGCCA TGGGGTCTCCACCACCATCGACCCCTTCTGGGACATCAGCCTGGACCTGCCCGGCTCTTCCACCCCCTTCTGGCCACTGAGCCCTGGGAGCGAGGGCAGCGTGGTGAACGGAGAGAGCCACGCGTCGGGAACCACGACCCTCACGGACTGCCTGCGGAG GTTTACCAGACCAGAGCACTTAGGAAGCAGTGCCAAGATCAAGTGTAGCGGTTGCCATAGCTACCAGGAGTCCACAAAGCAGCTCACCATGAAGAAGCTGCCCATCGTGGCCTGCTTCCATCTCAAA CGATTCGAACACTCGGCCAAACTTCGGCGCAAGATCACCACCTACGTGTCCTTCCCCCTGGAGCTGGACATGACCCCCTTCATGGCCTCCAG CAAAGAGAACAGGATGAACGGACAGTACCAGCAGCCGGTGGACAGTCTCAGTAACGATAACAA GTACTCCTTGTTTGCGGTGGTCAACCACCAGGGGACCCTGGAGAGTGGCCACTACACCAGCTTCATCCGGCAGCACAAGGACCAGTGGTTCAAGTGTGACGACGCCATCATCACCAAGGCTGGCATTGCAGACGTGCTGGACAGTGAGGG gTACCTGCTCTTCTATCACAAACAGTTCCTGGAGTACGAGTAG
- the USP22 gene encoding ubiquitin carboxyl-terminal hydrolase 22 isoform X2, giving the protein MDAELVVTPPGCAHLGSFKVDNWKQNLRAIYQCFVWSGSAEARKRKAKSCVCHVCGVHLNRLHSCLHCVFFGCFTKKHIHEHAKSKRHNLAIELMYGGIYCFLCQDYIYDKDIEIIAKEEQRKAWKMQGVGEKFSTWEPTKRELELLKHNPKRRKITSNCTIGLRGLINLGNTCFMNCIVQALTHTPLLRDFFLSDRHRCEMQSPGSCLVCEMSSLFQEFYSGHRSPHIPYKLLHLVWTHARHLAGYEQQDAHEFLIAALDVLHRHCKGDDNGKKANNPNHCNCIIDQIFTGGLQSDVTCQVCHGVSTTIDPFWDISLDLPGSSTPFWPLSPGSEGSVVNGESHASGTTTLTDCLRRFTRPEHLGSSAKIKCSGCHSYQESTKQLTMKKLPIVACFHLKRFEHSAKLRRKITTYVSFPLELDMTPFMASSKENRMNGQYQQPVDSLSNDNKYSLFAVVNHQGTLESGHYTSFIRQHKDQWFKCDDAIITKAGIADVLDSEGYLLFYHKQFLEYE; this is encoded by the exons GCGAAGTCGTGCGTGTGTCACGTGTGCGGCGTCCACCTGAACCGGCTGCACTCGTGCCTCCACTGCGTCTTCTTCGGCTGTTTCACGAAGAAGCACATTCACGAGCACGCCAAGTCGAAAAGGCACAACCTGG ccATAGAGCTTATGTATGGAGGTATCTACTGCTTTTTGTGTCAGGACTACATTTATGACAAAGACATAGAAATCATTGCCAAAGAGGAACAGCGGAAAGCTTGGAAAATGCAAG GCGTCGGGGAGAAGTTTTCAACGTGGGAGCCGACCAAACGGGAGCTCGAGCTGCTGAAACACAACCCCAAGCGACGGAAGATCACGTCCAACTGCACCATAG GTCTCCGCGGCCTCATCAACCTCGGGAACACGTGCTTCATGAACTGCATCGTGCAGGCGCTGACGCACACGCCGCTGCTGCGCGACTTCTTCCTGTCCGACCGGCACCGCTGCGAGATGCAGAGCCCTGGCTCCTGCCTGGTCTGCGAGATGTCCTCCCTCTTCCAGGAG TTCTACTCGGGGCACCGGTCCCCCCACATCCCATACAAGCTGCTGCACCTGGTGTGGACGCACGCCCGGCACCTGGCGGGCTACGAGCAGCAGGACGCGCACGAGTTCCTCATCGCAGCCCTGGACGTCTTGCACCGGCACTGCAAAG GTGATGATAATGGGAAAAAGGCCAACAACCCTAACCACTGCAACTGCATCATAGACCAGATCTTCACAGGGGGGCTGCAGTCCGACGTCACCTGCCAAGTGTGCCA TGGGGTCTCCACCACCATCGACCCCTTCTGGGACATCAGCCTGGACCTGCCCGGCTCTTCCACCCCCTTCTGGCCACTGAGCCCTGGGAGCGAGGGCAGCGTGGTGAACGGAGAGAGCCACGCGTCGGGAACCACGACCCTCACGGACTGCCTGCGGAG GTTTACCAGACCAGAGCACTTAGGAAGCAGTGCCAAGATCAAGTGTAGCGGTTGCCATAGCTACCAGGAGTCCACAAAGCAGCTCACCATGAAGAAGCTGCCCATCGTGGCCTGCTTCCATCTCAAA CGATTCGAACACTCGGCCAAACTTCGGCGCAAGATCACCACCTACGTGTCCTTCCCCCTGGAGCTGGACATGACCCCCTTCATGGCCTCCAG CAAAGAGAACAGGATGAACGGACAGTACCAGCAGCCGGTGGACAGTCTCAGTAACGATAACAA GTACTCCTTGTTTGCGGTGGTCAACCACCAGGGGACCCTGGAGAGTGGCCACTACACCAGCTTCATCCGGCAGCACAAGGACCAGTGGTTCAAGTGTGACGACGCCATCATCACCAAGGCTGGCATTGCAGACGTGCTGGACAGTGAGGG gTACCTGCTCTTCTATCACAAACAGTTCCTGGAGTACGAGTAG